Proteins from a single region of Abyssalbus ytuae:
- a CDS encoding ribonuclease HII yields the protein MKRAFIILILVIAGCSTQSSKKSSLISFIPSNSALIIKINDYQRFKSDLKNSAILEKFNNTSIFKNTEQKFTGLEDFDPYKETILTFSEVGKDNVEYTFITKNTVAMFNMDSTVIKNQKTRDYENKTIKSYTIKGEKIFTTLIDSIFLVSSSELLIENSIRNYGKTQPDEEFSKLYTTSQKNAIATLFIHHGNSIPYLKNTVADKLLSNFKNFSQWSAVDISAEQEKIRLNGVAISNDSTQIKTIQLFENINPEINRAISIMPMDFDALTSFTFSNFVTFLKNKNPDPLKKTDSLFFDIDEFAILNKADKRATAIHAKNFEVLNDSLKNLNGEESIFREYSIFKLKRPSAVETNFYPLIKGFTAEYYTSINDLFLFSEEKEILQDVIANFQNNTIITSLPSFEEIKKEISDNSSILFIGKYDKCIQSDLFLKEDLKKELDSPAGKEDKFIVFQATSSKDYTYVNALIKKTEAKVETNLVSQEFSTKLDAKIITRPQFVINHRSKKKEVVVQDADNNLYLIATNGKVLWKKKLNSKIIGDIQQVDLYRNGRLQLAFVTQHELMIVDRNGKDVPPFPIKFNDPITQPLALFDYDKSKDYRFLIVQGKNLNMYDREGSIVSGFVLKNTESYINSIPQHFRVGNKDYLVVTEEGGKLNILHRTGKTRIPVKNPIKFSGNNVYLHESKFTMTDINGNLIQVDENGKISKEYLKVNNTHFIDATSKTLVTLSDNVLTIRGRKIELDYAIYSRPKIFYINNKIYVTVTDTQSNKVYLFDSQAEPIPNFPVYGTSAIDLDDIDNDQKVELVVQGEEDSVLVYKVN from the coding sequence ATGAAGAGAGCATTTATTATTTTAATTCTAGTCATTGCAGGTTGCAGCACCCAATCTTCCAAAAAGAGCAGTCTTATTTCTTTTATACCTTCAAACAGTGCGTTGATTATTAAAATTAACGACTATCAGCGTTTTAAAAGTGACCTGAAAAACAGTGCAATTTTAGAAAAATTCAACAATACATCAATATTCAAGAATACGGAACAAAAATTTACTGGTCTGGAAGACTTTGATCCTTATAAAGAAACTATTTTAACATTTTCGGAAGTAGGAAAAGACAATGTAGAATACACCTTCATTACAAAAAATACTGTAGCCATGTTTAACATGGATAGTACGGTGATTAAAAATCAAAAAACCAGGGATTACGAAAACAAGACTATAAAATCGTATACCATAAAAGGAGAAAAAATTTTTACCACCTTAATAGACAGCATTTTTTTGGTTTCTTCGTCTGAATTACTTATTGAAAACTCAATACGAAATTACGGCAAAACCCAACCTGATGAAGAATTTTCCAAACTATATACAACCTCACAAAAAAATGCTATAGCTACCCTTTTTATTCATCATGGTAACAGTATTCCATATCTTAAAAACACTGTAGCTGATAAATTATTGAGCAATTTTAAAAATTTCAGTCAGTGGAGTGCTGTTGATATTTCAGCCGAACAAGAAAAAATCCGACTAAATGGAGTGGCCATATCCAACGATTCTACCCAAATCAAAACAATACAACTTTTTGAAAATATAAACCCGGAAATTAACAGGGCTATTAGTATAATGCCCATGGATTTTGATGCTCTAACCTCCTTCACCTTTAGCAACTTTGTAACCTTTCTGAAAAATAAAAACCCTGACCCCTTAAAAAAAACAGATTCTTTATTTTTCGATATTGATGAATTTGCCATTTTAAATAAAGCGGACAAAAGGGCTACTGCTATTCATGCAAAAAATTTTGAAGTATTAAACGACTCGCTTAAAAATTTAAATGGTGAAGAAAGCATTTTTAGGGAATATTCAATATTCAAATTAAAAAGACCCTCGGCTGTAGAAACTAATTTCTATCCTCTTATCAAAGGATTTACAGCAGAATATTACACCAGCATTAATGATTTGTTTCTTTTTTCTGAAGAAAAGGAAATTTTACAAGATGTTATTGCTAATTTTCAAAATAATACGATTATTACTTCCCTACCTTCTTTTGAAGAAATTAAAAAGGAAATATCCGATAATTCTTCTATTCTTTTTATAGGGAAATATGATAAATGCATCCAAAGTGATCTCTTTTTAAAAGAAGATTTAAAAAAAGAATTAGATAGTCCTGCCGGGAAGGAAGATAAATTCATCGTATTTCAGGCTACCTCATCAAAAGATTATACTTATGTCAATGCTTTAATTAAAAAAACCGAAGCAAAAGTAGAAACCAATCTTGTTTCCCAGGAGTTCAGCACAAAACTTGATGCTAAAATTATTACCAGGCCACAATTTGTCATTAATCACCGAAGTAAAAAGAAAGAGGTAGTGGTACAGGATGCAGATAATAATCTTTATCTCATAGCAACTAACGGAAAAGTGCTGTGGAAGAAAAAACTTAACAGTAAAATAATTGGAGACATCCAACAGGTTGATTTATACAGAAACGGACGTTTACAACTTGCATTTGTTACACAACACGAATTAATGATTGTAGACCGAAACGGTAAAGATGTACCTCCATTCCCCATAAAATTTAATGATCCGATCACACAACCCCTGGCTCTTTTTGATTATGACAAAAGTAAAGATTACAGGTTTTTGATAGTACAGGGTAAAAACTTAAACATGTATGATCGGGAAGGAAGCATTGTTTCCGGATTTGTATTAAAAAATACCGAAAGCTATATAAACAGCATACCTCAACATTTTAGAGTAGGGAATAAAGATTATTTGGTAGTTACAGAAGAGGGCGGAAAATTAAATATTCTGCACCGTACAGGAAAAACAAGAATCCCTGTTAAAAACCCAATAAAATTTTCCGGTAACAATGTTTATTTACATGAAAGCAAGTTTACCATGACCGATATCAATGGAAACTTGATACAGGTCGATGAAAACGGGAAAATATCAAAAGAATATTTAAAGGTAAACAACACCCATTTTATTGATGCAACCAGCAAAACACTGGTTACGTTATCTGACAATGTACTTACTATAAGAGGACGAAAAATTGAACTGGATTATGCTATTTACTCCAGACCGAAAATTTTCTACATAAACAACAAAATTTATGTAACTGTAACTGACACTCAATCTAATAAAGTTTACTTGTTCGATAGTCAGGCCGAACCTATTCCCAATTTTCCAGTTTATGGCACCTCTGCCATTGATCTGGATGATATTGACAATGATCAAAAAGTAGAGTTGGTTGTACAGGGGGAAGAAGATTCTGTTCTGGTTTATAAGGTGAATTAA